In one Nicotiana tomentosiformis chromosome 6, ASM39032v3, whole genome shotgun sequence genomic region, the following are encoded:
- the LOC138893468 gene encoding uncharacterized protein, translating to MVSKDKIEGYRKFLGFKECISNANGKIWCFWKNLNQTTIIANEEQHISIKFEDDMDNPPVVITSVYAKCTSRERKNLWINLEDILAIYGPWCIGGDFNVILEPEEKLGGRPHRMHMSLDFQMCMDNYGVTDIGFSGPKYTWCNNWRPRIRIWKRLYRVFINDKWDQRFQTTTVKYLVRTGSDHRPLLINVFDTINNHIKYFKFLNFSTKHDGFSILLRKKVERLEELEISHNTEAERAETNKAHAEYIKWLSMQDSLITQKANINWFEEGDRNTNYFHSKLREKRRRLQLEIIKNHKGKWITGEDKIAKASIRYFNGLFNLPAANLDSSILQCITNKITDEENTSLIDTPIEEEIMHVVFNLCASSATGQDDYNGTFFQSCWDIIKEDIIVFVLDFFKAEVLSCSFNNLLLDGNFIPFSMPHNGPLINHLTYVDDIVIFTSGNDKSVSLFMKVFNNYEVSSGQLVNTDKSFFLTAPNSCAARINRIRNCIGFMDKDFPFTYLGCPIYIGRKKLVYFDNMVNKVVKNLSGWQGTFMSGGLLGVEARLLRELTTDVVFYYIS from the exons ATGGTTAGCAAAGATAAAATTGAAGGATATCGCAAATTTCTTGGCTTTAAAGAATGCATCTCCAACGCCAATGGTAAGATTTGGTGTTTCTGGAAGAACCTCAACCAAACTACTATCATTGCAAATGAGGAGCAACATATTTCTATAAAGTTTGAAGATGATATGGACAATCCTCCTGTTGTTATTACATCAGTCTATGCCAAATGTACTTCAAGAGAAAGAAAAAACTTATGGATCAACCTTGAGGATATCCTCGCAATTTATGGTCCTTGGTGTATTGGAGGCGACTTCAATGTTATCTTGGAACCAGAGGAGAAGCTTGGAGGTAGGCCTCATAGAATGCACATGAGTCTTGATTTTCAAATGTGCATGGACAACTATGGGGTAACAGACATTGGTTTCTCAGGTCCTAAGTACACTTGGTGCAATAATTGGAGGCCTAGGATAAGAATTTGGAAAAGACTATATAGAGTCTTCATAAATGACAAATGGGATCAAAGATTCCAAACCACTACTGTCAAATACTTAGTGAGAACTGGGTCTGATCACAGGCCTTTACTCATAAATGTTTTTGATACTATCAACAATCACATAAAGTACTTCAAATTTCTCAACTTCTCGACTAAACATGATGGTTTTTCGATCTTGTTAAGAA AAAAAGTGGAAAGGCTAGAAGAACTGGAGATTTCTCATAACACCGAGGCAGAGAGGGCAGAGACCAACAAAGCTCATGCTGAATACATTAAGTGGCTATCTATGCAGGATTCCCTAATCACCCAAAAAGCCAATATCAATTGGTTTGAGGAGGGAGATAGAAATACCAACTACTTTCACAGTAAGCTTAGAGAGAAAAGAAGAAGGTTGCAACTGGAAATAATCAAGAATCATAAAGGAAAGTGGATTACAGGGGAGGATAAGATTGCTAAAGCTTCCATTAGATATTTTAATGGCCTTTTCAATCTCCCAGCAGCAAATCTGGACAGTAGCATTCTGCAATGCATCACCAACAAGATTACAGATGAAGAAAATACCAGCCTTATAGACACTCCAATTGAAGAGGAAATCATGCATGTTGTTTTCAATTTATGTGCATCTAGTGCTACAGGACAAGACGACTACAATGGAACTTTCTTTCAAAGTTGTTGGGACATCATTAAGGAGGACATCATTGTATTTGTACTGGACTTCTTCAAAG CTGAAGTGTTGAGTTGCTCTTTTAACAATCTTCTTTTGGATGGCAACTTTATTCCCTTTTCTATGCCTCACAATGGTCCTCTTATTAATCACTTGacatatgttgatgatattgtcaTTTTTACTAGTGGTAATGACAAATCTGTTAGCCTTTTCATGAAGGTTTTTAATAATTATGAAGTCAGTTCTGGTCAACTTGTGAATACTGATAAAAGTTTTTTCCTTACTGCTCCTAATTCTTGTGCTGCTAGAATTAATAGGATAAGGAATTGTATTGGATTTATGGATAAAGACTTTCCTTTCACTTATTTAGGATGTCCTATTTATATTGGAAGGAAGAAATTAGTATATTTTGATAATATGGTAAATAAAGTAGTTAAGAATCTTAGTGGCTGGCAAG
- the LOC104084831 gene encoding E3 ubiquitin-protein ligase BIG BROTHER-like: MVDEEEMTQTTQIIPLSQTDEDGVCIMFENESESESEDKEIIVSGEEFPESQIQDSGLEFFDNEYDYNYEDMEEDEYDYDNDEYDYNSEEMEEDDVDPDDELYYEELSEAEIRKYLHSFTFQSNNSKTLIDRCVVCQMEYEEGEKLVALPCDHPFHSDCINKWLQIKKICPICCDEVSSTKFPRND; the protein is encoded by the exons ATGGTTGATGAAGAAGAAATGACACAAACGACCCAAATTATACCTCTTAGCCAAACTGATGAG GATGGGGTTTGTATTATGTTTGAAAATGAAAGCGAAAGTGAAAGTGAAGATAAGGAAATTATTGTTTCTGGTGAAGAATTTCCAGAAAGCCAGATTCAAG ATTCCGGATTAGAGTTTTTCGACAATGAATACGACTATAACTACGAG GACATGGAGGAAGATGAGTACGACTATGACAACGATGAGTACGACTATAACAGCGAG GAGATGGAGGAAGATGATGTTGATCCAGATGATGAATTATACTACGAG GAATTATCTGAAGCAGAAATCAGAAAATacttgcattcatttacatttcaatcTAATAATTCCAAGACCCTTATTGATCG GTGTGTGGTGTGTCAAATGGAATATGAAGAAGGAGAGAAGTTGGTCGCACTTCCATGTGATCATCCCTTCCATTCAGATTGTATAAATAAATGGCTTCAGATAAAGAAG ATTTGCCCCATATGTTGTGATGAGGTCTCATCCACCAAATTCCCCAGGAATGATTAA